The Loxodonta africana isolate mLoxAfr1 chromosome 14, mLoxAfr1.hap2, whole genome shotgun sequence DNA window gtggcatcgtggttaagtgctatggctgctaaccaaaaggtcggcagttcgaatctaccaggcgctccttggaaactctactgggcagttctactctgtcctacagggtcgctatgagctggaatcgactcgatggcaatgggtttggttattggtTTTTAAGAATAATAAACATATCAATAAAGTGTTCTTAAATTGGCTAATAAGATGCTTCTCATTATAAAACAGATTTATGCCAGGATGACAAGAACTACATTTTAATGACATGGCATCAATTCTGAAAAATCTAATAAGAGAGTAGAATATATTTCTGATATCCTACCTCTGTGAGATATTTGTTCCAATCCCACGTGGAGCAGTACTTCCACCAAGGTACACTGGACTGCAGCTAGATGTGTTCAACAGATGGGAGAAAAGTGAaattacaacaaaaagaaatatgaGAAGTTAATTTAGCCTCGTTGACTCTATGTTCTTGTAATCAAACTGTGTATTTTTCCTAGCAAGCCAACTGTTTCAAAGAAGAGGTATTTATCTCACAATCACTGCTTTATTGGATATAACACGTACATTTAGGAACACTCAAGGAGTTAAAATGAGTCACAGAAAAATGTGTTTGCCAAATAATATAAGAGACAAAGtaaatactgaagaatataacAGAACATTAATTCTGAGAAACtgttcacactttttttttttcgcaTGGCAGaaaattatttacaatagcaataaTCTTTCATTCAAGTTCTTTATACACTAAGGGGTCACAGATCACAAAAATACTGAAGATATTACTAGTGCCTTTTCTCTGGAAAGCCAACCAGTGCTTTGTTGTTCAACGTCACTGTTGTCTAAATGGTAAGAAAATCTACTAGACTACGGTTATAGTGTTTGCTCACCAGTGTGTATAATTTACCAAAGCAATCTTAACTTACCTTTTACCAAGGCCTTGAATGGAAGCTTTGACAGATGTGTTACCTGAAGATTTAGACTttaatttctgttaaaaaaacaagaaaaggccaAAGATAACTTCAGAGAACTGTAACGCGAAAACtaatattctttgttttataataagaatatttttaaatggtttaaATAAAAATCTTGGTGGcatcattatgttcctgaaataAAAACTATGACCAAAACCTTTTAAAGGCAAAAGGGAAGTAGAATTCCCTGAGGAATTTTCAAATTACTTTGCTAACTTTTAGTCTAGGATATTGATATACTGCCATTATTAGCCCGCACAGATTTAGAGTCCTTTTATAACTCTTCAGTTAATACTGGGATTTAATATGAAGGACCTGCTGTTTAAAACTTCATCCTGGAAAAATTCaattgaggaagaaaaaaaaaaaaaatcagactcatTTTAAAGGCTGTGAATGGCACTCATCTGAACTAAAAATAAGCTAACAGAACTCCTGGGTAACTTCAAAAATATTAACCTTGATCAAATGGAATGGTATCAGCCAACAGACGTTCAAGGAAAATGTAGAGCTATTTAGTCACAACTATACAGTAGTACCTATATGGTTGCATAACATCATCATCATTAGCAAGCATTTATTAAGTGTTAGCCGATATATGGTACCAAACAACATAAACTAACCACACACTAAGACCACCGCCAAGAAGAGGAAGTAAGACGAAGAAAAGGCAATTTAAACTATGCAGGGACATGTCTTCATTTTACCTAGTGGGTTAGAAAATTTAATGGAGgtaaaaatatttgattttatGATTTCTCTTCACTATTTTATTTCATGTCAAAGAGAACTGGAATACTTTTGGGTGCATGTCTGAGAAATAATAAtgtgcatgattctctccttgtTTTGGGGAACACGTTTCATGTACCACATTCTTCCTTACATCCAGGCTCAGGTTTATGGCTCTAAGCAGGCACACTGTGACATTTGTCGTTCATTCCTGGGCTTTCTTGGATGGGTCTAAGAGCAAGAGGGTGTGGGGAACAGTACTCTCAGGAACATAATACGGCCTCtgaggaatcaactcaatggcaactaacaacaaggacaaTGTGGGCATGGACCAGCCATCCACAGACATCTTTTTTTCCTCACCCAATACAGAAAAGTAGTGGGCTGTAAATACGTAAGTGGCTGTCATATTATTTTCTGAACTTATCATAAAGCTCAAATATACacagacattttaaaaattaaaaaaatgacgaTTTAATCACTGGTTCATGGGATAAAAGTGACACGAGATCAGGAAATTTTTCAGAAAAGTATTCTTAGAGCTGACAAATACAAGCGAGTAACTTGATCCGTGAGTTGACTCTTGCTCTGATACCTTTTCTAATTTCTCATTCTTGCTGAGAAATGAACAGTAAAACACATATCCAGAGTTCCTAgtattttagtttttctaccaCTCTAAGtggaataatttatttaaataattatatttctCAGAATTCAGAGGGCTACAGATAGCTACTTGTGCCTTCTTTAAGTTTTCAGACTATTCTAAATACACCTGGGAACAATGCAAGAATTATTGCACATTTATAACACTTGACTTACAAAAGGTTTTTTGTCAAAGTTAGGCTCTTCAAATATTTCATTAATAAGACTGTCAAGATCCTCTGCTTTTTTAAATGTGTCTGTcaatctgaaaaagaaaacacacctAAAGCTGAAGAACAGATAAAGCAACCAGTATCAAAAGTTTTGTTTAAATAACGTCCATTATTAGAGTTGATAATGGAAGAATAAACatgatattaattttttttccctgctaaGGACAGCCTAAGATTGTTGAGACAAAGACATAGCTATGTCACATATGTACTTCACTATCACTACACTTATAACACTTCAAGCTAAACATTACATTCAAGAGAAAGCTGAGAATGTACTTTTCCAAATTACATCAACCACTTAGAGGATGCAAAATACTTACAATTTTAAGTAGAACCCaatattataaacaaaatataattttaaccagtctttctcatttttttttcctacaggtTCCATTATAAGCAAACTAACCGTAtccctttactaaaaaaaaaaaaaaaccgtatcCCTTTACTAGAGGAGCAAAAGTTATGTAATTATATAAcccgtaccaaaaaaaaaaaaaaaaaaaaaaagccatttgttTGACCAAATATCTTAACTACCTCTTTATCTTCTGCAGGTAAAGCACACAAACTGCTACTGCAGAACAGAACTTCTatgtaatagctaacatttatccaacacttactatatgtcaggcactgtcTTACGGCTTTACATGGGATATACAGGGAGAGCcggaactcgacaggactgccttgttttcccgGGCCTCACaaaattttccacctttgacacagtggagtcttaccacttttttatcactcgttttagtggaaaatattttagttttccttctctgacaggttttcgccttacacaggttctggcttttgcaggcttTACTGTAGTTCTCTAGATGAATAAACAGACACTGAGAGATTCAGGAACTTGCCCTAGGTCATATACATAGTGGGCAGAGAGGCTTGGAATCTAGGGCAGTCCATACACCTATCTGGCACTAAACAAACTCTCTCTAGAGTTTAATATGTTGCAGATGCTGTACCTCAACTTCATAGGACCATTACATTATTTGTTTTAGTAGAAGATAGAAACTCTCAAATTTTAGAAATGTATTTACTCTTTGAAAATTTCTGAACATCAGGAATTTaacattttttgttgctgttattgcttGGAGTAAAACAATTAACCTGGAGCAAGGAAATCCAGAGACTGTTGCCTAATACTGAATTGCTTATTTGATCTCTCTCCAGGACTCTGCCTCTTTAGTTGTTCCCTAACTTGTATCTTTAATATCTTTCACTCTATACTGGCTTCTTCTCTTGGCTTACAGGTAGGCTCAAGTCTTTCTTCTTCAAAAAAACATTCCAAAAAACTCTTCTGTTGAAGCTGCCACTCTCTCTCACTCACTCAATACTAAAGAGTAGTCTATATCCATTATTTCTACTTTCTTATAAgtagataggagccctggtggtgcagtggttaagagattggctgctaaccaaaaggttagcagttcgaatccaccagaagctccctggaaaccctatggggccattctactttgttttatagggtcaatatgagttggaatcaactcaacagccataGATTTGGATTTGGTTTGTAAGTAGATTGGATTTAGCATCAAATGGTGACCTAGATAAAGGATTCTCAACCTTGGGAACTAtagacattttgggccagataattctttggttGGGGGTAGGAGGAGGGGGAGGCTAtactgtgcattgtaggatgcttTGTAACAATTCAGGCCTCTGCCCACTggctacggagccctggtggcactatggttaagtgctcatggtttgaacccaccagctgctccttgggagaaaagacttggtgatctgctcctgtaaagattacagacaaggaaaccccatgcggcagttttactctgtcatatagggtaactatgagtcagaatcaactcagcggcacaaAACAACAGCAAACCACTGGATGCCAGTATCACTCCTTCCCCAGATGGGACAATTAAAAATGTCTCTGGACATTACCAGGTATCCCTGGATGGTAAAATCATGACtggctgagaaccactgacctaGTTTATTTAGCCTTTCCAAGCCTCAGATATATTATCTGTAAAAATGAGATCTACATGACTATTTTAAACTCCTTCTAGGTATAAAATGCTATCTCCGACCTCTACGTAATTAGTTtcactatacatatatatattactggaaaccctggtggcatagtggttaagtgcaacggttgctaatcaaaaggctgacagtttgaatctgccaggcgctccctggaaactctacagggcagttccactctgtcctatagggttgctatactCTCTGGGGTCTCCTCTCTCATGCAATTTCACAACTTCAAGAATCAGATACATTCAAACTTTACCAACCTCATCAGTACTGTCAGGCACCCGAACCATCACCTTACATAATATTCTGGTTTGTTACTAGATCATATGACTTCGGGATGTCTACACTTacttaggagccttggtggcatagtggttaagaacgtggctgctaatcaaaaggttagcagttcaaatccaccagctgctccctggcaactctacggggcagttctactctgtcctatagggttgctatgctactctgtcctatagggttgctatgagtcggaagtgactcgacagcaccaaacaacaataacaccacttaattaaggagccctggtggcacagtggctaagtgctgggctgctaattggaaggtcagtgatttgaacccatgagctgctccaggggaaaaaagacctggtgatctgctcctgtaaaattatagtccaggaaaccctgtgggggcagttctattctgtcacatggggccactatgactCAGCTCAACAGAAACTAACACCACACTTACTTGCGACATGCTatacccaaccaaacccactgccgtcgagtcgattccaactcatagagaccctacagggcagagtagaactgccccacagagtttccaaggagcgcctggcggatctgaactgccgacctcttggttagcagccgtagcacttaaccactatgccaccagggtttccgtgactTGCTGTAGTAATGAATAATTAGAAAAAGAGTGCCAGCATTTTGTTCATAACTcatagtttgtttttttgatgCTATAATAATCTTAATCAAATGTTAAGCTTTCATTGGTTTCCTCCCTAACTCTGCTTCTTATTGTAATCTTGATTCAAGATGCAGtttttgctgaaaataaaaagtatattcaaaataaaatctaaacaCTTAAACTTACAATTAAATACGAGAGGTATATATAAAAGTTTTGGAACCAGATAGCTGGTTTTAAATCTAATTTTACCATGCCTTGGTGGATTTGGCAgtgtaactttgggcaagtaCCTATATTTTTCTAAGCCTCAATTTTGtcagtgaaatggggataataacattaTGCACCTCATGGGGTTGTAGTGACTAAATAAAGTAATACATGTAACGTACTTAGCACACAGAAAGGACTCAATAATGTTGGTGATTATTATTATAGCTATTATCTTGGAGGTTATGATATTATCTTTAAATATTCCCATCTGTATCATCCTGAACCACTTTATACCTATTACAGTACCACTCAACCCGCATCAGTCTCTCTTCTTTTCTGTAACTAATCacatatttttctttatcattttgaaCACTTCAACAAATTTCATGTGTTTTGACCAGTTATGTTAGCAGTTGTTCCTGGTATCCAGATGTAgtgcatttattttattatttgcagAACTATCATTTTAAGAGCCAATTTCAGTATTTTAACTCTTTTAAGGAAAAGACAGAGGATACTGCTATACAATTGCCATAAATTGGTTCCTAGCTTTTAAACATCAATTGTGGCCCATGGCAAaattttgatgtttgacattaaaTACCAGGTAGAGATCATATTTGGTACTGGGTTTAGGGCCTTTGTTGCTATTTTTTGCATAATTTATCTTTACAACTACATTGCCAGATGACAAACATGAAGTTTTAACACATGAATGACAATAGTACTGGTTGGCTACAGCTTTTATAAATGTATTACTGAAAAATATGATACACTAAATAGTGGGAAGGTGTTATAGTTTGacttgtgtcccctcaaaatatgtacctgtggatgtgataatgtctggaaataggggtttcttctgttatgttaatgagcccattaccagagtagggtggatcctaaacctaatcacttctgagttacaaaaacagcagaatagacacatatacacacagggggaagacagatgccatgccatGTGAGGAACTATCTataagcaaaggaatgccaaagattgctGGCACACACCAGAAACTATGAGAAAGGCCCACAGAAATAGAGAAGGaggagaccctgatttggacttttagcctccaaagttgtgagaaaataaatttctgttcttcaaagctagccacttgtggtatttctgtcatggcagcagTAAGTGACTACGACAAATGAGGTGTTAGAAGTACTATAGATGGATTTCAGTCGTGCAATAACAGCCTACAGAGAGAAGCATTAAAAGACCCATGCTTGGAGAGGACCCACCCTTGGAGAGCCTTGGAGAGCAGCCCTTTCCATTTTCAGCAGCCTGCTCCAAGACATCCTACCCTCCGCATGCCAGTTTTCCTAAAATGAACAGGCTCTGGAAAGCTCTCTAGCCTCTAAACACAAGTAAAAGACTACAAATAATCTCAAGGTAACATCCCTGTGGGACAGGGATGGTGGATATGCTGGAAATGGGTACGGAAGGGCTTCCAGCATGTAAGATAATAATATACACGTTAATGAAAGTGATATTTTCATAAACATTCAGGAAATGAGCTTTAGCCCATTTAAAGTAGTCATTTTAGTTGgctctaatttatttttttaaaaatactgccTAGCATTCAACTACTTTTTAGAACTTCTATTTCTGAGCTCCTTTTATCTTCTGAGGGCGAGTTTTTATAAACAGACAAATGTCATCGGAGGTAAGTCTGGTGAATAGGGTAGCAGTGGAGTTGGGTAACACGTCTGGGAAAACACACCTCCCACGGATTCGGCCATAAATTAACAAGACTGACTTTCTTGGGTGGTTCCTAAgctgcctctgtgtacagtctgCCCTCTGTATCTGAGGGTTCCACACCTATGGGCTCAAGTACCCTCGGATCAAAAatatctggggaaaaaaaagttatgttATTGCTTGTGTATACTACGTAGTTAAGCCTATGATGGTTGGGTCTGTACTGAACATTCACAggctttttttcttattattccctaatacagtataacaactatttacatagtatTTACATTAACCAAAagaccacacccattgccattcagtgaattctgactcacaacgaccctataggacagagtagaactgccccatagagtctccaaggagcatatggtggattagaactgccaaccttttggttagcagctgtagctcctaaccactatgccaccagggtttcctgtattacattaggtattgtaagtaatctagagatgatttaaagtatacacgATGTgcatatgccattttatataaaggACTTAAGCATCCGTGGATTTTGGAATGGGGGGGGTGTGTCCTGGAAGAAATTCCCCACGGATATCTGAGGGGCGACTGTAATTCCACAAGTGTTTCCAAAATGTTTTTAGGCAAGAAGCAATTTTCAAAAGATTCTAGCAAGACTTGTTGCAGAGCCTTCCAAGTCATCATTCTGAAGGGCAATACTcaatgtaaaaattttgtttcctTCGGGGGGCAGGGGGATAAGGGGAAGGTGAGAGACCTATTATGATTACATAGTGTAATAATTTTGAAACATAGTTTTTGGGATCAGAAACCAAGACTTAAAAAAAGTTCCCAAATTTTGATTTAGATGCCTGGGATCCTCTAGGATCTCCCTGGGACCCTTACCTGAATGCCTCAGGGGAGAACGAAGGTGGTTGGACTAATACAATGATCACAACATCTAACCCTTTTATCATCAATCTAATTTCACCAGCTTCCTGATCTAAACAAACAAATATCGGCAATGGCGTCACAGAATCGAACAGAATCATTTTCTTCCTTAACAAATGGCCCAAGGGTTACTCGGCCTGGGGAAGGGGGTCAGAGGCAATAGGATGAGGGTCTCTGCGAGGGCACCTCCCAAAAGGCGATGAGAACCGCTCAAACACCCTGAGGAAAATCTGGCGCTGGTCAGTGCACCCCTCTCGGAGCTGAGGAGAGGGGCGCCTACGCTGGACCCCCTGATTACGACCCACTGTCAGGCGGAGACCGGGTGAAAGAAACTAGACGAGAGCCGCGGGCTCTGAGAGGGGGGCACCCGCGGGCCAGCTCGCCCGGGTGTGCAGGGGGCGGGGTCTGGGCGAAGCAAGGAGATGCCAGAAACCCCGAGGATTGGGCGTTGGAGATGTGTGCTACCCTGGGGGTTGGGGGACTGAGGGTCCAAGCCCTATTCGAGAGGGAGCCGGAGATCGCGGGTGGGGGCACGTTTCTTTTGGGTCAGGCGGCGGAGGGGCGGCTTTGGGGCCTGGAGCAGGCTTTACCAGAACAGCCCACCCCTCCCGCCCGTTAGAACCTGAGATTCTCTTTCGCGTCGGCGCGGCTCCGGTCGCTGCTCTGGGTGCCTCTGGGCTGCTCGACCATGCCCAGTCTCAGTGGGTCGGGTCTGCAAAACTTGGACTCGACCTCATCCAAGAGCTCGTCCAGATCCTTCGCCATCTTGAATCGCCAAGTCTCCCTCCAGCTCCCCTAGCCGCAGCGCCGGATGGTTTCTAGGGGCAACGTGAGGCCCTGCCGCGCGCCCTCTCCCTCGCCCGCTGCGAGCTTCGCGCATGCGCACGTCGCCTTGCTGGACGCCCGGAGGCGCCGACTGGGCCCGGGCGCTAACGCCGCAGCTGCGCTTACGGACGCGGGGGTCCGCGAGCCCTCGGCAGCGCCTGCTCCCCGTGAGCCCGTAGGTCGGAACTGTCTGTTCCTGTGTGACCTCGAGATGCTTTGCTTGTCTTTGTCCTTGTTCCTGCTTGTCGCGTGTTACTGTCATATCTCCCTCTCCTGGGTCTAAGTCGTAAGCACAATCACACGATTGCCAATTTCCTCGTCTACTCCTCCTCCGGCCCTCTCGGCGTCCCCTTTGTGTTTCAGCCATTCATTAATTCCTTAAATAATCTGCAGAAAAGCGGGGAAGAGCTCtctgaaacaaaaacaaatgccaATGTCGTGTATCAAAACTTCACATTCCCGTAGTCGGCAGGATTCGAACCTGCGCGGGGAGACCCCAATGGATTTCTAGTCCATCGCCTTAACCACTCGGCCACGACTACTTCTGCTAGCAATTTTGGCAGTGACAGTCTATGTACACTCTACGTAAGTAAGTTTGGAGTCTGGAGAAAATTAGTATAAAGCTGTTCTGTTTGATAATAGCAAATCTGAATTTTATAGctgtaatagttttttttttttaatagttttagcTGTTGAGGACACAGTGCATATCCcgttcaatcttttctttttcagcAGAGAAAACGAAGTTCCAGTCACATTTCCAAACTTAAAAAACCggtgagaaaggaaggaaaactcCGATACTACTTTACACCCACTTGCACACTGACGAAATCAGGGAACCGGGAACCCTGAGGCTACCGACAAGCCTCTGAGTCTTCTCGCGTGACTCCCAGCTCCACCCCTCCGTTCTCTTTGGCAAACAGCTCCCAGGACTCCCTTTCACCCACGAGGGACTAAATTACTAATACCTACCTATTTAAATTCACTATTTTTATGTAGGGCCAGACAGTCCGACCATGCCGTAAAGGCACTACTTTGGAAAGTACAAATGAAAGTTATTGTCATTACTGGTATTTCTAAAGTACTGTCCGCGGTGTAACCTGTGCTTTGAGTATTTCTAAAATAGGGCAGCAAAGAGCTTGGCACCACTGGAAACTGAGAAGATAGTTTGATCCTGATGATTATCGTCATTCATTTGACTTACAGTTTGTTCAAAATATCTTAATGTCCCTGAAGAGCAGCATGGAGTGGTGTGCTGGAGCTGTTGGTACCTGCTCGCTAGAAAAAAGCCCACCTTTAAATTTTTGTCAGTTATGTGAGCCAGTTCTGAAAcacaaccattaaaaaaattaaattgtataAACTTACAGttgaattaaaaacaaaggtaataCGCGAAACTCATCACATCCTAGTTATTTCACTACATTTTACTGTAATTTATGCTATTTAGGTTACTTACATCTATTGTATTTGTATGGTGGAAATACTGTATATGGTGTGCCATTGCGTAGTTCTTTTTAATTTCCCATTCAGCGGTGTCACTTGAGTACCTTGAAATCCACCACGGTGGGTGTACTTAAACCAGGGAGATCAACAAATAGTACAAATCATAAGTTTTTCATCCTAAGAACTGACTGTTAAACCTTTACCGTGTACCACTAAATGTTACCTTCAAAACAATTCTGAATATTCCCAGCAAGGCAacttgggaaaaaaacaaaaaccaacttaAAACAACTGATAAGCAGGAAATCATACAATATCCTAGGATTCGAACGGCTGAAACAAAGCTGCAGGCAGTGGGAGAATAACCAAAACTGCCCTACAAGTAGATGGAGGGAGGAGTCAGTAAGGCCTTCTTGCATTTCCTGACCTTTCCccatcaaaaccaaaacccatagctatcaggtcaattctgatccatagcaAACCTattggacagagaactgccccatagagtttccgaggagcatctggcagatttgaactgctggccttttgattagcagctgtagcacctaaccactgtaccaccagggtttccctttcccCGTTAGAGATTTGTTTTTTCCAGTAGAGCATTGCCTCCTGTTAAAATGTGATAATACATTTTCACTGTCATGATTACACCTTAGCAGGGATTGGTTTGTAAGGTTTGCTAGTGGGTACCTAAAAAGCAGAGAATGGAGACTTGAAGGAATATAATATCAGTATGGTGTTTTGGCAGGTGAGGAGAGAAGGGGAAGGTAGATTCTGAATCTAGTGGATCACCACAGTGGGAAACCTGGGAGCACAGAATAATCTGGTTCTGGGTGACTTTGTAAGGAGGAAAATACAGGAGGGAGCCAAGTATTTCGGTATCTCAAATACTGAAAAAGGAGGAGGTGTTGAAGACCAACTTCTGTGGTTTACCCTATTCTTTGAGGTCGGCCTTGCGGCTGACTTTGGGAAAGGGGAGTTAGAGCTGGGACATAGGTCTGTTCtcctttgaagaggtcctttgcgaaTCCTGCCATTACTGTCCAGGATCTATTGGCTTGCATTTTACCGCTTTTATCCTTCCTCTACTtactatttaaagaaaaatttcccCTACATCAGGTGCATTTTGTTGGCTActttaaatcctttttttttttgggaataaGACAGCATATAAATAAACAATTCCATATATTTAAACTTCTTCATCTCCTTATGTGTGCATCATCTCTTAGTTCTGGGTCCTCTGAGGGAGATGGAGTTTCCATTCAGCAGACCTGATGattgggttcagtttaggttccTTGAAGCCTTACCTCCCCACCGCCACCTAAAGTCTGGCTTTGCCACCAACCTTATTTTCCTCCTTAGGGTTCCCAAGATTGGGGGTGGCCTGGGGCTAGCTTCAGACTCTGTGGAAGAGCTTCTGGTTGGGGGTAGTagtgggtggtggtggttatgGTTAACCAGAGCCTAGTGAGTGTACGTGAAACTGGCTTCCagcagaaaaacaggaaaaagccATTTAACTTCCTGTACTTGATATTGAAGCTGCTCTTGCACCATGGTTCCAGGGAAGTAATGGATACCTGCTATCCAGTTTGACAGGCTTAATGTTTTAATTTGTCTCTAGAAAAGATGAAATCTGAGGTGGTATGCACCAGTAGTTGAAAGAATCCATTAACATGTAGAAGATGTACAGGAAACACTGTGAAAAGAGAAAATGTTTCTGGTGGTGTTTTGTTTGAagaacattagaaaaaaattagagtttgttccctccttccccacttcCACCCCCATTTTAATAAAATACCAGATATAGATCATCCAGAGTTTGGCATTTTGAGAATTTCGTTTAGAGTTCATTAAATTTTCCAGTGGGTCTCCTCATTTTAGTCAAGTTCGGAGTTTATAGGAAAAATGCCACACAACACGTAAGTGTGACACATATGTGTACAGCTGTGTGACAAATTGTAAAATGGTAAATAATGTACTATTAAACATCTCCAGGTGTCAGGAGTGATACTAGAGTGAGCTTCAGTGGATTCTAAACAATGGA harbors:
- the CFAP418 gene encoding cilia- and flagella-associated protein 418 isoform X1 → MAKDLDELLDEVESKFCRPDPLRLGMVEQPRGTQSSDRSRADAKENLRLTDTFKKAEDLDSLINEIFEEPNFDKKPFKLKSKSSGNTSVKASIQGLGKSCSPVYLGGSTAPRGIGTNISQRACDHLRCIACDFWIVSYDDYMWDKSCNYLFFRNNMPEFHKLKTKLVKKAGARAYACQCSWRTVEELTDLQTDHQLRWVCGKH
- the CFAP418 gene encoding cilia- and flagella-associated protein 418 isoform X2, whose amino-acid sequence is MAKDLDELLDEVESKFCRPDPLRLGMVEQPRGTQSSDRSRADAKENLRLTDTFKKAEDLDSLINEIFEEPNFDKKPFKLKSKSSGNTSVKASIQGLGKSCSPVYLGGSTAPRGIGTNISQSSIHQVHDSQFVILWWLVCCCDTGSFASSISNASRISLDGQVSAELPDLTQIKKKDLAVYF